The nucleotide window GTTCTGTTTATGCTGATTGTGTATGCATGTCTGGAAATCTGTGCCTGTTGGTCATTCTGGATATTGAGACATCTTTAGTCTCAATTAGATGACCGTAAATGCCAACCACTAAAATTGCATTGATGTAACACAAGTAGCTATTACAAAGTTTTTTATTAAAGACTACTGTATTAGGGCTGATATTATAATCATTGTAGGCCCCAAGATGATCTTCAACATTTTATCTAAGAATAGGAGGTTATATTTTTTTACTGTGTCAATCTTTACTGCACTATTGCTCTTGGAAATCTTAGTGAGACTCCAAGGTTAATagttgttgctataaatttttctTGTTTGTTTTATAATGAGCCTAAAGATCTTGGCTATTTGAATCTGCTTGAACTTTATGAAGTTAGTTTAGTTATGTATCAATTATTTTAAATGGTGGTCTGAATGTTTTAAGATGAGTAAATTGAGATTTCAAGTGTTGCCGAAAGCCTCCATGGTATATGTTAGTTTTACAATTAattcactcttacaatttttgtaTGCTGTTCAGAACATACATAGCAATTTATTCAAATGTCATCCAATTTCTGAAACAGTGCATGTTCTGCTCCATTTATTCTGTGTTGCTACTTGTAACCCTTTTGCTTtaaatttcatatattttttttcttgtatgcCTTTCAGAACATAGATAGCAATGTATttacatattttgatgataatttcttatcTGGTTGAAGGTCTGCctttattcatgttttgttcttggtAATATTGTATATTTAACTTTGCACTCCATATTGTAGATGAGCTTATTGCTAATGCTGCCTACATTGGCACCCCTGGGAAGGGTATCCTTGCTGCTGATGAGTCCACTGGCACGATAGGCAAGCGCCTTGCCAGCATCAATGTGGAGAATGTCGAGGAGAACCGTCGTGATCTCCGTGAGCTTCTCTTTTGCACTCCTGGGGCTCTTCAGTACCTGAGTGGTGTCATCCTCTTTGAGGAGACTCTCTACCAGAAGACAGTCGATGGAAAGCTTTTTGTCGAAGTCCTCAAGGAGGGTGGAGTCCTTCCCGGTATCAAGGTAGACAAGGGTACCGTTGAACTTGCTGGTACCAATGGTGAGACCACCACCCAGGGTCACGATGACCTGGGCAAACGCTGCAAGAAGTACTATGAGGCAGGGGCTCGCTTTGCCAAGTGGCGTGCTGTTCTCAAGATCAGTCCAAATGAGCCATCACAACTGTCAATTGATGCAAATGCTAATGGGTTGGCACGCTATGCTATCATCTGCCAGGAGAATGGTCTTGTCCCAATCGTTGAACCGGAGATCCTTGTTGATGGGCCACATGATATTGCAAAATGTGCTGAGGTTACAGAGCGTGTGCTGGCCGCATGCTACAAGGCGCTCAATGATCACCATGTCCTTCTCGAGGGAAGTCTGTTGAAACCAAACATGGTGACACCAGGGTCAGAATCAAAGAAGGTAGCTCCTGAGGTGGTTGCCGAGTACACCGTGCGAGCTCTCCAGAGGACTGTTCCTGCTGCTGTCCCTGCGATCGTCTTCCTCTCAGGAGGGCAGAGTGAAGAGGAGGCTACTTTGAACCTGAATGCCATGAACAAGCTGCAGGGGAAGAAGCCATGGTCACTTTCCTTCTCATTCGGCCGTGCTCTGCAGCAAAGTACACTCAAGGCATGGGCAGGTAAGGTGGAGAATGTCGAGAAGGCGAGGACTGCATTCCTCACCAGGTGCAAGGCGAACTCGGAGGCAACGCTCGGCACATACAAGGGTGATGCTGCAGGAGGCGTAGGCGTCTCGGAGAGCCTCCATGTCAAGGACTACaaatattgatcatgcatggttggTGAGTCTTCAAATAGCTTTATCATGTTGAGAGAATGTCAAGTGGGATCCAGTAGCTTTGTGTCTTTGCTGCTAAATAAGTTGCGATGTATTATGCCCTGAAACCGTTCAGGTTTTTGTTATCCGTTTTTGTAATATCTATCAACCATTGCTTGTAATCGGAAATATTCTGTGTTTGTTCAGAATATGTTCAGACTAATTCTGTACTTCCACAGAGTTTGTTCTAACATTCACTATTATTTTGatggataatattatttttatagcataatattattttgatgttttctttttttttgatatttgtgTTAACAATTAAGATTTTTTATCTgttttaaaagaagaaaaaagaaaacgaaaACATGGTTAGGGTTTTCCTCAAAAACCACCTTTAGGGTTCTCTTAATGACAATATGAACTCTCTTAATGTGAACTCTATGGTCAAATCCTACCTTAGAGGATTCTAT belongs to Musa acuminata AAA Group cultivar baxijiao chromosome BXJ3-5, Cavendish_Baxijiao_AAA, whole genome shotgun sequence and includes:
- the LOC103986422 gene encoding fructose-bisphosphate aldolase 1, cytoplasmic, with amino-acid sequence MSAYCGQFHDELIANAAYIGTPGKGILAADESTGTIGKRLASINVENVEENRRDLRELLFCTPGALQYLSGVILFEETLYQKTVDGKLFVEVLKEGGVLPGIKVDKGTVELAGTNGETTTQGHDDLGKRCKKYYEAGARFAKWRAVLKISPNEPSQLSIDANANGLARYAIICQENGLVPIVEPEILVDGPHDIAKCAEVTERVLAACYKALNDHHVLLEGSLLKPNMVTPGSESKKVAPEVVAEYTVRALQRTVPAAVPAIVFLSGGQSEEEATLNLNAMNKLQGKKPWSLSFSFGRALQQSTLKAWAGKVENVEKARTAFLTRCKANSEATLGTYKGDAAGGVGVSESLHVKDYKY